A window of the Acidimicrobiales bacterium genome harbors these coding sequences:
- a CDS encoding MmcQ/YjbR family DNA-binding protein: MAEAEVEGQIRKICMALPGVTERTSHGAPAFFAGKQFVMLWLHGHHEHQFAHLWCAAPPGAQDELVATEPDRFFRPPYVGGRGWIGVRLDGEADWRELTAICEEAFRTVAPRKLIAELDARP, from the coding sequence ATGGCCGAGGCCGAGGTCGAGGGCCAAATCCGGAAGATCTGCATGGCGCTGCCGGGTGTCACCGAGCGGACGAGCCATGGAGCACCGGCGTTCTTCGCCGGCAAGCAGTTCGTGATGCTTTGGCTCCACGGCCACCACGAACACCAGTTCGCGCACCTCTGGTGCGCCGCGCCGCCTGGCGCGCAGGATGAGCTGGTGGCGACCGAGCCGGACCGCTTCTTCCGTCCGCCGTACGTCGGCGGTCGCGGCTGGATCGGTGTCCGTCTGGACGGAGAGGCCGACTGGCGAGAGCTCACCGCGATCTGCGAAGAAGCCTTTCGCACCGTCGCGCCCCGGAAGCTCATCGCGGAGCTCGACGCCCGGCCATAA
- a CDS encoding nitroreductase family protein, with the protein MDNDPADLFEILSTTRAMRRLKPDPVPDELVRRILEAGVFAANSGNAQQWRFLVVKDPAIKAAVQVWYAKAFKEVIEPHYLEGEPPPGVSRERYLRQYTAVAHLTEHFHEAPVWIVPCLEHGGTPPNRASGASIYPAVQNMLLAARALGLGATLTARHLLYEEESETALGLPDGVHSYAIVPIGYPMGNFGPVARRPLDEIVYQDRWGEPYLS; encoded by the coding sequence GAAGCCGGACCCGGTGCCGGACGAGCTCGTGCGGCGCATCCTCGAGGCGGGGGTCTTCGCCGCGAACTCCGGCAACGCCCAGCAGTGGCGCTTCCTCGTCGTGAAGGACCCCGCGATCAAGGCGGCCGTGCAGGTCTGGTACGCGAAGGCCTTCAAGGAGGTCATCGAGCCCCACTACCTGGAGGGCGAGCCTCCCCCCGGGGTTTCGCGCGAGCGCTACCTCCGCCAGTACACGGCCGTCGCCCACCTCACCGAGCACTTCCACGAGGCGCCGGTGTGGATCGTCCCCTGCCTCGAGCACGGGGGCACCCCGCCGAACCGCGCCTCTGGCGCCTCCATCTACCCGGCGGTGCAGAACATGCTGCTGGCCGCCCGTGCCCTCGGCCTCGGCGCGACGCTGACGGCCCGCCACCTCCTCTACGAGGAGGAGAGCGAGACCGCCCTCGGCCTCCCCGATGGCGTCCACTCCTATGCCATCGTGCCGATCGGCTACCCGATGGGGAACTTCGGCCCGGTCGCCCGCCGGCCGCTCGACGAGATCGTCTACCAGGACCGTTGGGGGGAGCCCTACCTCTCCTGA